The Geothrix oryzae DNA window CGTGGCCGGCGCGGACATGGGCCAGGGCCTCGCCCATGGCGCGCGTGGAGTCGAGGAAATCGAGACCATCGCACTTGATGATCTTCAGGTTCGGGAAGCCGCTGAAGTTGTCGCAGATGTATTCGTTGGCGCTCTGGTCGCGCTTGGGCACGGAGATGCCGTAGCCGTTGTCCTGGATCACGAAGATCACGGGCAGCTTCTCGCGGTCCGCCCCGTTGATGCTCTCGGAGCAATAGCCCTCGGACAGGGAGGACTCGCCCTGGCTGCAGAACACCACGCTGTCGCGGTCGTAGGTCTTCACGGCGCGGGCCAGGCCCACGGCGTGCTGGGTGTGGTTGCCGGTGAGGCTGGACACATTCTGGATGCCGATGGAGGGCTTCGCGAAGTGGTTGCTCATGTGGCGGCCGCCGCTGGCCGGATCGGTGGCCTTGGAGATGCCGTTGAGGATGATTTCCTCGGGCGTGAGGCCCGCGGCGAGGCAGGTCATCAAGTCGCGGTAGTAGGGGAAGAGGAAGTCGCGGCCCGGCCGGAACGCCAGGCCCGCGGCCAGCTGGATGCCGTCGTGACCCGCGCAGGGCGCGTGGTACGACCAGCCGATGGCCTGCTTCAGATAGTTGGGCGCCTTGCCGTCCAGCAGGCGTCCGAGGTGCATCAGTTCGTACCAGTGGCAGAGATCCTCGCGGCTGGGGGCCGTCTGCCCGTCCATCGCGTTCAGGGCCGCTTTCACCAGGGTCGGGGTTTCCAACATCCACCTCCATGGGGCCGGGTTTCACCGGCCGTACCAGAGCCTTTCATCTTCCCATGGACCCGCGGAACGGGCCAGCGCGCAGGTTGCGGGTCATCCCTTGGGACGAATCCAGACCAGCGCGGATCCCTCGCGACAGGCGTCCGTAAAGGCTTTGCCCACGCGCGTCAAAGCAGACTTCAAGGTCATGTCCTTCCCGTCGGGAAGCCAGAGCGTGGCGCCGGTGGGGTGGTGACCGAGCGTCTCGTGAAGCCGCTTCAGCAGCACCTCTGCGCCGGCTTCGTTGGTGTGCGGCATGAGCAGGAGGTACTGGTCGGCGGACAGCTCGATGATGAGATCCTCGCCCCGCAGATGGGCTACGGCCGCGCCCAGGCGCCCCTTGGTGCCCGCGACCATGGGCTGGGACCAGAGGGCGAGGGCCATGGGTTCCTGGCGACGCCGGGCCATGAAGAGCGAGGCCCGCCGCCAGATGTCGAGGTAGTGGCGATTCGGAAGGCCGGACCGGGGGCTCTGGAGCGCGCTGTCCTCCACGATGGCGCTGCTCAGTTCCAGGGCTTCGAGGGCGGACCGGAGCTCCTGCTTCAGGTTTTCGGATTCCAGGGTGCGGGCCATGAGATCGCCCATGGCGCGGATCAGGGCGACCTCGCCGTGGTCGAAGGTGCGGGTCGCGTGATGCTGCACGCACAAGGTTCCCACGGCCTGGTCGCCGATCTTCAGGGCCACGCCGGCATAGGCCCGGATGCCGAGGGCAGTCCAGGCGGGGCTCTTGTGCCATCGGGCTTCGGAGGCCGCATCGCGGATGGTGAGGGGCCGATCCGGATGCGCCATGACCCAGGGGCAGAACCCCTGCTCGGGAGCCTCGAACACGCCGGCCATGGTGGCCCCGTTTCCAACGGCCCACCAGAACACCTCGTAGCCCAGGCCGGTGACCCGCGTGAGCATGGCCCGGTCCACGCCGAGGCGATCCACCAGCAGGGCCAGGCCGTGCTCGAAGAGGTGGACCGGATTGGCCCGGCTGGCATTCAGGAGATCCGCCAGCGCGGCGAGGTGATCTGCTTTGGCGCTGCGTCGCTTGGCCACCTTCGCTGGGCTCACGCTCATCTCCAGTTGTCCCCCCCTAGGGTGCCGGGCTTTTCACGGGGTGCAAGGGCAGGGGGGAACTTACCAGCTGACGACGCGGAGGCTGGGACTGATTTCCTCCTGGAGCAATCCCTCGATGTAGCGCAGGGTGCCGCTGGTGGAAGACGGGCAGGAGCCGCAGGCCCCGTGGTAGCTGATCTGGAGGGTCTGGCCGTCGAAGGAGATCACCTCCAGGCCACCACCATCCCCCGCGAGCCCGGGGCGGATGCGGCTGTCCAGCAGCTGGTTGATGCGCTCCAGGGTCGCGTCGGCATCGCCTCCGGGCTGGGCGGCCACATCGCCGGTGGCGTCCTCCGGCAGCTTGAGATCCTCGATGGCCTCGCAGATGGGATCGATGAGGTCGCTCCACTCCGCCGAGGCCTCTTTGTTCACGGTGACGAAGCGGTCCATGTAGAAGACGGAGGTCACCTTGCCCAGCCCGAAAAGACTGGAACCCAGCGGATCACCCACGGCGGCGCCGAAATCCTTGAAGGACCGGGACCCCGCCTTGAGGATGGCCGGGTGCACCAGGAACTTCAGGGCGTCGGGATTGGGGGTGGGTTCGATGTTGATGACTTTGGGCATGGAGGGCTCCCTATAAAGTTTACCAAATCCGTCAGGAATTTCGAGAGACATACTGGAATCGGAGATCCCATGACACGGACGACGCGGACCAAGGCCCTCCTGAGCTGGTCCAGCGGCAAGGATGCCGCCTGGGCCCTGCATGTCCTCCGGCAGTCGAGCGAGGTGGAGGTGGTGGGGCTGCTCACCACCACCAACGAGGCCTTCGACCGCGTGGCCATGCACGGGGTCCGGGAGGCCCTGCTGGAGGCCCAGGCGGAGGCCGCGGGTCTGCCCTTGTGGAAGGTGCCGCTCCCCTGGCCCTGCTCCAACGAGGCCTATGAGGCCCGCATGGCCCGGGTCTGTGCCCGGGCGGTGGAGGCCGGGGTCGAGGCCATGGCCTTCGGGGACCTGTTCCTGGAGGATGTCCGCGACTACCGCATCCAGAAGCTGGCGGGGACCGGGCTCAGGCCTCTTTTCCCCATCTGGAATCCCGATACGGCCACCGTCGCCGCCGACATGGTGGCCGCCGGGCTGAAGGCCACCCTGGTCTGCGTGGATCCCCGCGCGCTGGGGGCGTCCTTCGCGGGTCGCGACTTTGACACTTCGTTGCTGGCGGATCTCCCCCCGGCGGTGGATCCCTGCGGCGAGCGGGGGGAGTTCCACACCTTCGCCTGGGATGGGCCGATGTTCCGCCACCCGGTGGCCGTCCGGGGAGGTGAAGTGGTGGCGCGCGACGGCTTTGTCTTCGCCGACCTGGTGCCCGCATGACTTCGCCGCGGCCCGAGGGCGCCAACCGGATGGACCCGGGGAAGCCGCTCATCCTGGTGACCGGCGCCACGGGCTACATCGGGGGCCGCCTGGTGCCTCGGCTCCTGGCGGCAGGCCGCCGGATCCGGTGCCTCGCCCGCAATCCCGAGCGGCTGGCGGGTCGTCCCTGGCCGGGTGTGGAGCTGGTCAAGGGCGATGTGTCCGACCCGACATCCCTCGAGGCTGCGCTGCAGGGAGTGTCCCAGGTCTACTACCTGGTCCACGCCATGGCCGAAGACAGCCCCGATTTCCGGGGGCGGGATCTGCGGCAGGCCCTCACCTTCGCGGCCGCCTGCGCGAAGGCCGGGGTGCGCCGGATCATCTATCTCGGAGGTCTGGGGGATCCCGCCCGCCACCGCAGCGATCACTTGGCCAGCCGCCAGGAAGTGGGGGCCGCCCTGGGTTCCTCGGGCGTGCCGGTGCTGGAATTCCGGGCCGCGGTGATCGTGGGCAGCGGCAGCGTCAGCTTCGAGATGATCCGCCACCTGACGGAGCGGCTGCCCATCATGATCACCCCGCGCTGGGTGAACACCCGCTGCCAGCCCATCGGTGTGCGCGATGTGCTGGGCTACCTCACGGAAGCGCTCGAGCACCCTGAGGTGGAGGGCGTCTTCGAGATCGGCGGCCAGGATGTCCTCGACTACCGGCGGATGATGCTGGGCTATGCCGGGATCCGCGGCCTCCGCCGGCTCATCCTCCCCATGCGCGTGCCGCTGCCGATCCTGTCCGCCCTGTGGGTGGACATGGTCACGCCCATCCCCCTGGAGCTGGTCAAACCCCTGATCGAAGGAATGACCACCGAGGTGGTGGTCCGCGATCCCCGGGCCCTGGAGGTTTTCCGGGTGCGACCCATGGCCTACCGCGACGCCCTGGTCCTGGCCCTGCAGCGCCTGGATGAGGATGCGGTGGAGACCACCTGGGCCACGAGCCTCTCCCGCGAGCAGGAGGAGCAGGTCCTCGGCTCCCACGAGGGCATGTTCCTCGAGCGCCATCATCGCCATGTCAAGGCCCCTCCCCGGGCCGTGTTCCAGGCTTTCTGCGCGCTGGGGGGCGAGAACGGCTGGCCTGCGGGCAACTGGCTCTGGCAGGCGCGGGGGTTCCTGGATCGCGCGGTGGGCGGCCTGGGGATGCGCCGGGGACGGCGCCACCCGCGGGACCTCCGCGTGGGCGATCCCGTGGACTTCTGGCGCGTGGAGGCCCTGGAGCCGGAGCGCCTGCTGCGCCTCCGGTCCGAGATGAGGCTGGATGGGCGGGCCTGGCTGCAGTTCACCGTGCGGGTCGAAGGGGACGGCTCCCGGCTGGAGCAGACCGCGTTCTTCGAGCCCCATGGCCTCCTGGGCCTCCTCTACTGGTATTCCGTCCTGCCCTTCCACCTGTTCGTGTTCCCGGGGATGATCCGCGCCCTGAAGCGCCGCGCCGAAGCCGCCATGACACAATCAGGCCCGGGGGCCTGATCATGCATGAAGCGCAACGGGATGCCTGCGTAGCCGCGGCCCGGGCCGGGGGCAAGATCCTGCTCGGCTACTTCCGCCGGCTCGACCCCGCCACCATCACCGAGAAGACCAAGAACGATGTGGTGAGCGCCGCGGATCGCGACGCCGAGGCCGCCATCCGCGCCGAACTGCACGCTCGCTTCCCGGGGTACGGGTTTCTTGGCGAGGAGGGCGGGTTCACCCCGCCCGAGGCGCGGGGAGGCGAAGGGCCGGGCGGTCCCCCCGTGGCGCATCGCTGGATTGTCGATCCCCTGGACGGCACTTTGAATTTCGTGCAGGGCTTCCCCCACTGGTGCGTCTCCGTGGCCCTGTGGGACGCCGACGGCCCCGTGGTGGGCTGCGTGCTGGATCCTCTGCGCGAGGACTGTTTCCTGGCCGCGCGGGGCCAGGGCGCCACCTGGAACGGGAAGCCCATGCGCGTCTCGCAGCAGGCGGGCCTGGACGGAGCCTTCCTGGCCACCGGCTTCGCCTTCCAGCTGGGCGACCGCTGGCCGAGGTTCAACGCGGCGCTGGACCGCGTCTTCCCGAGAGCCAAGGGCATCCGCCGGGCCGGCAGCGCCGCCCTGGACTTGGCCCATGTGGCCTGCGGCATCTTCGACGGCTACTTCGAGTTGGGCCTCAAGCCCTGGGACCTGGCCGCCGGCGCGCTGCTGGTGCAGGAGGCCGGCGGCGTCCTCACCGACTGGGACGGCGGGCAGGGGTGGTTCGAGAGCGGGAACCTGGTGGTGGGGACGCAGGGCGTGCAGCTGGAACTGATCGAGAGCCTCCGAGCCTAGAGAAAAGATTCACCACGAACACACAAAGACAGGAAGAAAGCCTGGGCCGCTTTACTCCGTGCTTTTGTATCTTCGTGGTGGATCAGTCAACCAAGGGTTACGCCTCGCCCTTGGCCTGCCGGCTGTAGACGACGACATAGAGGCAGAGGGCCACCAGGGCGGCGAGGCCGAGCCATTCGCCGAGGGCCCCTTCGGCCTGGTGGGCGGTGAGGAGGGGGAAGCCCTCGGTCCACTTGAGCTTGATGAAGCTGGCCACCACACCCATGATGGCGCCGCCGGCCATGAGGCCGCTGGCGATGAGCACGCCGCGGTTCTCGCGGGCTTTGGCGTCGGCCTCGCTGGTGCCCGCCTTGGGCCGGTTCACCCAGTGGGCCAGAAGGCCGCCCAGGAAGAGGGGCGTGTTGAGTTCGATGGGCAGGTACATGCCCAACGCGAAGCCCAGGGCCGGCAGCTCCACCATGCGCAGCACGATGGAGAGCATCACCCCGAGGCCGAAGGCGTACCAGCGCAGGGGCATGGATACGGTGCCGAAGATGCCTTCGAGGATGGCCTTCATGGCGCTGGCCTGGGGCGCGGGGATGGAGGAGCCCAGCGCCATGGTGCCGTCCAGGTTCACCTGCTTGGCCATGAGCCACATGGCGATACCCGTGAAGAGGGCCGCGACGAAGGTGCCCACGAACTTCCAGGCGATCTGGCGGGCGGGCGTGGCGCCGATCCAGTGGCCGATCTTCAGGTCGGTGCTGAAGGCGCCCGATGCGGCCAGGGCCGTGCAGACGATGCCGCCCACCATCATGGTGAGGAACATCCCGTAGCCGCCGGTGAAGTTCAGCTTCAGCATCAGCACGCCGGTGATGACGAGGGTGAGCATGGTCATGCCGCTGATGGGGTTGGTGCCGATGGTGGCGATGGCGCGGGCGGCCACCGGAGCGAAGAAGAAGGCGATGATCATGACGACCAGGGTGGCCACCAGGGCGGGCACCAGGGCGTTCCGGATGCCCAGGCCGAAGCTCAGGAAGGCCATCGTCCCCACGGTGCAGGTGACGAGGCCCACGGCGATCATGGAGCCCGCCAGGCTGCGCTCCGTGCGGATGGCCTTGGGCGATTCGGCCGCGGCGTCCCGGTTCATCAGCGCCTTCATGTTGCTGATGATGCTGCGGATCATGTTGGGCATGGAGGCGGCCACGCCCATGATGCCGGCGCCGGCGATGGCGCCCACGCCCACGATGCGGATGTAGGCGAAGAAGACCTGCTCGGGCGTCATGTCGGCGATGAGCTTGGTGCCGGGCGCCACGACCAGGGGCACATACTGGCCGATGGCGTGGAAGAGGGGCACCAGCACGAACATGCTGAAGAACGAGCCGGCGGCGATCACGGCGGAGTATTTCAGGCCGATGATGTAGCCGATGCCGAGCGTCGCCGCGCTGTTCAGGAAGTTGAAGGACATGAACCGGTCGCGGAGGGCCCGGCCCACCCAGACATGCTCCAGGCGGAGGTACTCGCCCATGCCCCGGAAGATGGAGACGACGCCGTCGTAGGCGGCGCCGATGAGCGCGGCCACGGCCAGTTCCTTGGCCTGATTGCCGGCCTTCTCCCCCGTCACCAGGATCTCGGCCGTGGCGGTGGCTTCGGGCCAGGGGAAGATGCCGTGATTCTCGACCATGAAATGGTGGCGCAGGGGCACGAGGAACAGGATGCCGATGCAGCCGCCCAGGAAGCTCACCAGCACCACCTGCCACAGCGTGGGCGTGGGTACGCCGCTGCCGGGCGTCTGGGCGAGGATGTAGAGGGCGGGGATGGTGAAGGCGGCACCGCTCACCACATGGCTGCTGTTGGCGCCGATGCTCTGGACGATGACATTCTCGAGGATCGTGTTCTTGCGGGGGAAGAAGCGGCTGAGGCCCACGGCCAGGATGGCGATGGGGATGGCGGCTTCGATGCCCTGGCCCAGCTTCAGGGCCAGGTAGGCGGCGGCCATGCTGAAGATCGCGCAGAAGATGAGGCCCATGGTGATGGCCCGGGGGGTGGTTTCGGGCACGCCGTCCTGGGGCACCAGGGGGATGTAGCTCTCACCGGGTTCCAGCGCCCGCCGCGCGTTCGCGGGCAGACCCTTGATCTCCTGGGGTTCGGATCCGTGGGACATGGAGGCTCCTGGGCGCTAGGCGGGGTAGGCTTCGAGGACGGATGCCACCACGCGGCGCGACAGGCCGTGGTAGCCGGGACTGGCGGCGGCGAAGATCTCCCGGGCCAGGGCGCGGGTGCGCGGATGCTGGCCCAGGGCGCCATACAGCGGCCGGAGGTACTTCATGCGGCCCACGCGCACCAGCACCTCGCGGATGCGCGCAAAGGCCGGCTCGTAGTCGGCGGCGGCGGCCAGCGTCAGCCACTCCACGAGGATCTCGTGGTTGCCCCGGCCCATGAGCTTGAAGTGCTCGTCCAGCCAGGCGCAATCGGCCTGAGTGAGCTGGCGCGGCAGCTTCTGGAGGTAGACCTGCAGCTCGGCGGGCTTCCAGCTGGCGATCTGGTGGGCGCTGGGGCGGCCTCCAGCGGTCCAGCTCTCGGCCAGCACGGTGAGGGTATCCAGCTGCACGCTGCGGAACTCGGGGGCGGTGGCGGGCAGGCCCGGCTGGTCCAGGTAGGCGCGGGCGTCCACGGCGGCGAGGGCTCCCGGGAGTTTCGCCTCCACGAAGGCGCAGAACTGCTCCGTGGTGATGGAGGTGAAGCGGAACGAGTCCATGTAGTCGCGGATGAAGTGCAGGAAGCGTTCCTCGCCCACCTCCCGCTCCAGGGCAGCCACCAGCCGCGCCCCCTTCTCGTAGGGGATGCTGGAGAAGGCGTCATCGGGATCGATGCCTTCCAGGTGCATGCGCAGCACGGTGAGCTGGGGTTCGTTCTTGAAGCGGTCGAGGCTGTCCTCGAGGGCCTTCTGTCCCATGGCCCAGCCGAGGGCGGCGGCGTCGTCGCCGTGGAGGATGCGGAGGATGCGGCGCTCCGCCCACACGGTGAAGCCCTCGTTCAGCCAGAAGTGCTCCATGCTGGCGTTCGTGACGAGGTTGCCGGTCCAGCTGTGGGCCAGCTCGTGGGCGACCACATCCACCAGGCTGCGGTCGCCCGCCAGCAGGGTGGGCGTGAGGAAGGTCATGCGCGGGTTCTCCATGCCGCCGTAGGGGAAGGAGGGGGGCAGCACGAGCATGTCGTAGCGGTCCCACGGGTAGGGGCCGAAGAGGCCTTCCGCCTTCACGATCATGTCCTCCACGCCCGCGAATTCCCAGGCGGCGGCGGTCACGGTCTCCGGCTCGGCCCAGACCCGGGCGCGGGGGCTGAGATCCCGCGATTCCAGCCGTCCCACGGCCAGGGCCAGCAGGTACGAGGGGATGGGCTGGGGCATGGTGAAGCGGTAGACATGACGGCCATCGCCGAGGGCCTCATCCCCGGCGGGGCCCGCCGACATCACGGCGGTGAGTCCCTCGGGCACGGTCACTTCCGCGAGATAGGCCACGCGGGCGATGGGCGTGTCCTGGCAGGGCACCATGGTGCGGGCGTGGATCTGCTGGCACTGGCTGAAGAGGTAGGGGGCGACCTTGCCTTCGGTCTGCTCGGGATCCAGCCACTGGAGGGCCATGGCCTCGGCGCCCGTCCGGTAGCTGATGGCGACCTCCAGCGCGGCTGCCGGCACCTCCAGGCGCAGCCGCTGGCCGAGGATGGCGTCCGCCTCGCCCAGTTCCCAGGGGATGGGGCCGTGGCCCGGCACCTGCACGGAGCGGATCTCCAGGCCCTTGGTGTCGAGGTCGAGGGTGCCCGAGACCGCGCTGCCGAACTCCAGCACCACTTCGCCGTCGATGCGCTTGGCGGCGAAGTCCACCCCCAGCTTCAGGCGCAGGCGCCGGGCCCTTGGCTGGGCGGAATCGTAGTACGAATGCGGATCCGGGTGACGCATGGGGACCTCGGGGAACCGCACATCATCCCACGGGGCCAGGAACGGCGGGCGTCACAAGTAGGAAGGCCCCGCATCGCGGGGCCTTCCTACTGAAAACCGCAGGCTTTCAGCCTGGGGCTATTCCTCGTCGAGGGCCAGCCCCTCGACCTTCTTCACCTTGATGACCTCGCCGTGGTCCTTGACGATGCAGCGCAGCCAATCCTCGGGGGCCTTGGGATGGGTGACCTCGCCCTTCTCGTTGCGGACATTCCCATCCATGTACTTCCAGATGAGGAATTCGCCCAGCTTCTTCCAGCGGGCCATGAGCTGTTCGGTCTCCTTGGCGGCGTACTGGGTGAGGTACTCCCGGGCGGCCCCGGGGTTCTGCTTGTAGAGCTCCAGGGCGGTGCGGTCCACTTCGGCCTGGTCGGCCAGGTAGCGGCCCTCGAACTCGCGCTGCACCTTCTGGACATCGACGATCATGTCGCTCCAGCGGGTGTAGGTGTAGTTGGAGACGAAATTGAAGGTCCAGTAGGCGCTGTCCCAGTTGAAGGCATCGAAGTTGCCGGTGCCGATGGCGAAGGCCTTGGGCGTCTCCTTGATGCCGCAGGAGATGGGCACATAGACCGTAGTGTAGGTGTCGTCCACGCCGAACCAGAGCACGCCGCCCACGGGATCAGGCATCCAGGAGCGGGCCTGGCTCACGAAGGAGAAGCCGGTCTGCTGGGTGCTGATGGCCCGCTCGTGGACATAGTCCTGGCCATCGATCTTGAAGCCCATGGGCCGCCAGCGGTAGGGCAGCTTGTAGGGGCCGGCGCCGAAGTCCTTGGTCATGTCGAAGTCGGTGCCTTCGTAGTGGTCGCGCATGAGCTCCATGGCATCGCGCACATCGAGCTTCTGGTCGGGCTTGATGAAGAGGGGCATGGGCTTGGCGCCCTTCTCCGCCTTCACGAAGTCCATGGGGATCTTCTGGCTCTTGGCGGCCCGGTTGAAGATGCTCCAGACCCGGGCCTCGCAGCCGCGGAGGGCGCCGAAGGTCAGGGGCGCGTAGGTGTCGGCGAAGCTGAAGCTCTTGTCTTCGCCCTTGAACCAGCCCTTTTCGCGGGCGAAGGGGATCAGATCCTTGCTGTAGATCGCGGTCTTGGGATCGTTCTGGGGGAACTGCCGGATGCGGGCCTGGTTGGCGTGGGCGCTGATGGTGCCGTCGGGCAGCTTGTAGGCGACCCACAGCGAGCCCTTCTGGCCCTTGCCCTTGCCGATCATCTCGAGGATCCACACCTCGTTGGGGTCGGCGATGGAGAAACTCTCGCCGGAGCTGGCGTAGCCGAACTCCTCCGTCAGCTTCGTCATGACCTCGATGGCCTCGCGGGCGGTCTTGGCGCGTTCCAGAGCGATGTAGATGAGGCTGCCGTAGTCGATGATGCCGCTGGGGCCCGCCAGGTCCTTCCGGCCCCCGAAGGTGGTCTCGGCGATGGTGAGCTGGTGTTCGTTCATGTTCCCGACGCGGGTGTAGGTCACGGGCGCTTCGGGGATCTGGCCCAGCAGCTTGCCGGTGTCGAAGGTGTAGCCGCCGTCCCATTCGCGGATGTCCCGCTTCTCGCCGGGCAGGTGCCGGCCGCCGCGCTTGAAGTAGAGCTCGCCGTAGAGCGTGTGGCTGTCGGCGGCGTAGGTGATCATGGTGGAGCCATCCTTGCTCGCGCCCTTGGTCACGAGCAGGTTGGTGCAGGCCTCCAGGGCCGCGCCGGCGGCCAGGAGGGTGGTGAGGAGGACCAAGGGACGGATGCGCATGGGGATCCTTGTGGAAGAGGGATTCAGAAGCGGAGGCTGGTGCCGAAGGCCAGGTAGGAGCGGGTCGAGCCGTAGCGATGGTGGCCGTTGAAGGAGAGGTCGGTGTTCACGAACCGGGCCTCCAGGGCGGCGTGGGGGTTGAATCTCCAACCCGCGCCGGCGCTGAGGGTGAAGCCCAGGTCGGAATCGGTGTAGGTGCCAGGGTAGGTGGTGATGTTCCGCCGGGTTTCATTCCACAGCGTACCGCCCATGCCAAAGATGCCATACAGGCCGCTGCGGCTGTGGCCTTCCAGGTGGGGCAGCCACTCGTAGGCCACTGAATAGCCTTCCATCCGGCTGTCGGCCAGCTGGGGGGTGGGGACATAGGCGGTGCCGTTCCAGATTCCCCAGACCCCGACCTGGACGGGGTGGTTCGTGTCGGACTGCAGGTAGTCGATGCGGAGGCGGCCCAGGTGGCGGCTCTCCCGGTTGAAGTGGATCTGGAGTCCGGCCTGGAAGCCCGTGGCGAAGGAGGAGCCCCAGGTGCCGACCGGCGCCACCGCGGACAGGCCGATGCCCATGCGGTTGCCGTCAGGGCTGTCCTGGGCGGCGAGACCGGGGCTGGCCAGGATAGCGAGGCCGACGAGAAGGGGTTTCATCCCCGCCTCACCAGATGGCCGTGGCGGCCTGGCCGGTGGGGGCCGCCTCGCACTGGAAGGCCTGGCGGAACTCGGGGAAATCCGCCACGGGTCCCAGCACGCGCCACTTCACGGGCGAATGCACATCCGTGGTCACCTGCAGCTTGAGCTGCTCGGTGCGCTGGTTGGTGCGCCAGCCCTGGGCGAAGGCGATGAAGAACCGCTGGTCCGGCGTGAAGCCGTCCACCGACTTCAGAGCCTTGCCCTTGGTGGCCAGCTTGAAGGCCTCGTAGGACACGCGCAGCCCACCAATGTCGGCGATGTTCTCACCGAGGGTCAGCTTGCCGTTGATGTGCAGCCCCGGCAGCACCTCGAAGGCGTCGTACTGCTTCACGATGTGGTTGGCGCGGGCCTCGAAGCGCTTGGCGTCTTCAGCGGTCCACCAGTCCTTCAGGTTGCCCTGCCAGTCGTACTGCCGGCCCTGGTCGTCGAAGCCGTGGGTCAGCTCGTGGCCGATGGTGGAGGCCAGGGCACCGTAGTTGGAGGCGTCATCGGCCTTCTCGTCGAAGAAGGGGGGCTGGAGGATGCCGGCCGGGAAGCACATCTCGTTCTGGCTGGGGTCGTAGTAGGCGTTGTTGGTCTGCGGCGTCATGTGCCACTCGTTCCGGTCCACCGGCTTGCCGAGCTTGGCCATGCGGCGCTGGAAATCAAAGACGGCCGCGGCCTGGACATTCAGGACATAGGGCCGGCGCGAGACCTGGAGGCTGCCGTAGTCGCGCCAGCGGTCGGGGTAGCCCACCTTGCTGCGCATGGTGTCGAGCTTCTTGAGGGCCTGGGCCTTGGTGGCCTCGACCATCCAGTCGGCGGCCAGGATGCGGGCCCGCATGGCCTCCTTGTGGAAGTGGACCATCTGGAGGGCGCGGTCCTTGGCGGCCGGGCTGAAGGCGGTCTTCACGAAGAGCTGGCCGAGGTCTTCACCCAGGGCGCGATCCGCGGCGGCGAGGACGCGCTTCCAGCGGGGGCGCAGTTCGGTGGTGCCCGAGAGCGTCTTCCCGTAGAAGGCGAAGTTCTCGTTGACGAAGGCGGATCCCAGGAAGGGCGAGGCGCTCCGCAGGACATGCCAGCGGAGGTAGACCTGCCAGGTCCCCATCGGCTCGGAGCCGAGGAGGCCGCCCAGGGTCTTGAAGAACTCGGGCTGGCCAACCAGCACATGGGTTTCCCCGGCGGGAAGGGCCACGGTGGCGAAATAGGCCTTCCAGTCCAGGGGGGCCGTGGCCGCG harbors:
- a CDS encoding GAF domain-containing protein produces the protein MSPAKVAKRRSAKADHLAALADLLNASRANPVHLFEHGLALLVDRLGVDRAMLTRVTGLGYEVFWWAVGNGATMAGVFEAPEQGFCPWVMAHPDRPLTIRDAASEARWHKSPAWTALGIRAYAGVALKIGDQAVGTLCVQHHATRTFDHGEVALIRAMGDLMARTLESENLKQELRSALEALELSSAIVEDSALQSPRSGLPNRHYLDIWRRASLFMARRRQEPMALALWSQPMVAGTKGRLGAAVAHLRGEDLIIELSADQYLLLMPHTNEAGAEVLLKRLHETLGHHPTGATLWLPDGKDMTLKSALTRVGKAFTDACREGSALVWIRPKG
- a CDS encoding NifU family protein, giving the protein MPKVINIEPTPNPDALKFLVHPAILKAGSRSFKDFGAAVGDPLGSSLFGLGKVTSVFYMDRFVTVNKEASAEWSDLIDPICEAIEDLKLPEDATGDVAAQPGGDADATLERINQLLDSRIRPGLAGDGGGLEVISFDGQTLQISYHGACGSCPSSTSGTLRYIEGLLQEEISPSLRVVSW
- a CDS encoding Dph6-related ATP pyrophosphatase, coding for MTRTTRTKALLSWSSGKDAAWALHVLRQSSEVEVVGLLTTTNEAFDRVAMHGVREALLEAQAEAAGLPLWKVPLPWPCSNEAYEARMARVCARAVEAGVEAMAFGDLFLEDVRDYRIQKLAGTGLRPLFPIWNPDTATVAADMVAAGLKATLVCVDPRALGASFAGRDFDTSLLADLPPAVDPCGERGEFHTFAWDGPMFRHPVAVRGGEVVARDGFVFADLVPA
- a CDS encoding SDR family oxidoreductase, producing MTSPRPEGANRMDPGKPLILVTGATGYIGGRLVPRLLAAGRRIRCLARNPERLAGRPWPGVELVKGDVSDPTSLEAALQGVSQVYYLVHAMAEDSPDFRGRDLRQALTFAAACAKAGVRRIIYLGGLGDPARHRSDHLASRQEVGAALGSSGVPVLEFRAAVIVGSGSVSFEMIRHLTERLPIMITPRWVNTRCQPIGVRDVLGYLTEALEHPEVEGVFEIGGQDVLDYRRMMLGYAGIRGLRRLILPMRVPLPILSALWVDMVTPIPLELVKPLIEGMTTEVVVRDPRALEVFRVRPMAYRDALVLALQRLDEDAVETTWATSLSREQEEQVLGSHEGMFLERHHRHVKAPPRAVFQAFCALGGENGWPAGNWLWQARGFLDRAVGGLGMRRGRRHPRDLRVGDPVDFWRVEALEPERLLRLRSEMRLDGRAWLQFTVRVEGDGSRLEQTAFFEPHGLLGLLYWYSVLPFHLFVFPGMIRALKRRAEAAMTQSGPGA
- a CDS encoding inositol monophosphatase family protein translates to MHEAQRDACVAAARAGGKILLGYFRRLDPATITEKTKNDVVSAADRDAEAAIRAELHARFPGYGFLGEEGGFTPPEARGGEGPGGPPVAHRWIVDPLDGTLNFVQGFPHWCVSVALWDADGPVVGCVLDPLREDCFLAARGQGATWNGKPMRVSQQAGLDGAFLATGFAFQLGDRWPRFNAALDRVFPRAKGIRRAGSAALDLAHVACGIFDGYFELGLKPWDLAAGALLVQEAGGVLTDWDGGQGWFESGNLVVGTQGVQLELIESLRA
- a CDS encoding OPT family oligopeptide transporter, which codes for MSHGSEPQEIKGLPANARRALEPGESYIPLVPQDGVPETTPRAITMGLIFCAIFSMAAAYLALKLGQGIEAAIPIAILAVGLSRFFPRKNTILENVIVQSIGANSSHVVSGAAFTIPALYILAQTPGSGVPTPTLWQVVLVSFLGGCIGILFLVPLRHHFMVENHGIFPWPEATATAEILVTGEKAGNQAKELAVAALIGAAYDGVVSIFRGMGEYLRLEHVWVGRALRDRFMSFNFLNSAATLGIGYIIGLKYSAVIAAGSFFSMFVLVPLFHAIGQYVPLVVAPGTKLIADMTPEQVFFAYIRIVGVGAIAGAGIMGVAASMPNMIRSIISNMKALMNRDAAAESPKAIRTERSLAGSMIAVGLVTCTVGTMAFLSFGLGIRNALVPALVATLVVMIIAFFFAPVAARAIATIGTNPISGMTMLTLVITGVLMLKLNFTGGYGMFLTMMVGGIVCTALAASGAFSTDLKIGHWIGATPARQIAWKFVGTFVAALFTGIAMWLMAKQVNLDGTMALGSSIPAPQASAMKAILEGIFGTVSMPLRWYAFGLGVMLSIVLRMVELPALGFALGMYLPIELNTPLFLGGLLAHWVNRPKAGTSEADAKARENRGVLIASGLMAGGAIMGVVASFIKLKWTEGFPLLTAHQAEGALGEWLGLAALVALCLYVVVYSRQAKGEA